From the Luteolibacter arcticus genome, one window contains:
- a CDS encoding response regulator transcription factor, whose translation MNEAQSPTSKTPVAVVEDSHTTRDALKTIIELEPDLECVVTCSTGEEALKILPKLSPAIVLMDIQLPGMSGIDCVRRLRETMPDVLIVMVTVYEDPVRIFSALRAGANGYLLKRSTPDEMISAIREVRRGGGAMSGGVAMKVIQYFSEQQQQSQELGSLSRRESEVLELLSCGMGNKDIANRLGVSVEAVRWHLRSIYTKLHVHNRTEAAMKFKGLQ comes from the coding sequence ATGAACGAAGCCCAATCCCCAACCTCGAAAACTCCGGTCGCAGTGGTGGAAGACAGCCACACTACGCGCGATGCCCTGAAGACGATCATCGAGCTGGAGCCGGATCTCGAGTGCGTGGTGACGTGCTCGACCGGCGAGGAGGCGCTCAAGATCCTGCCGAAACTCTCGCCGGCGATCGTGCTGATGGACATCCAGCTTCCCGGCATGTCTGGAATCGATTGCGTGCGACGTCTCCGCGAGACGATGCCTGACGTGCTGATCGTGATGGTGACGGTCTACGAGGACCCGGTGCGGATTTTCAGTGCGCTGCGAGCCGGTGCCAATGGCTACCTGCTGAAGCGCTCGACGCCGGATGAAATGATCTCCGCCATTCGTGAGGTGCGGCGCGGCGGCGGGGCGATGAGCGGCGGGGTGGCGATGAAGGTGATCCAGTACTTCAGCGAGCAGCAACAGCAGAGCCAGGAGCTGGGGTCCCTCTCACGCCGTGAGTCGGAGGTGCTGGAACTGCTATCCTGCGGGATGGGCAACAAGGACATCGCGAACCGGCTGGGCGTCTCCGTGGAAGCGGTGCGCTGGCACTTGAGGAGTATCTATACCAAGCTGCACGTGCACAATCGCACCGAGGCAGCGATGAAGTTCAAGGGGCTGCAGTGA
- a CDS encoding ATP-binding protein: protein MKGVISRQARLEWGRAGERRAAVAGWLLFALVSLATVARGEPMSLRTLWERSVEEGDVRIPAQISGAVLAADSVGGRLALEDDSGATILEVALPEEAWKQIEVGKGIVLDFPPSRFVRRGFKIDCGSGPLIEIDGRHPPLERSGSLFLAKGKHPLELEWFNGRAASILQLALEGPGFRHEIIPGTWLWHEEGKAQGLSYERFPVKEISSLDDVPASGAGDATGVVSQIDATPVGRMEDVALRFSGQIEVPTEGNYTFRLRCDDGARLKIGGTRPAWRILPERPPVATSSWRQIAGSITYAALEGQQLRLEVATDQKRSEVTVLNPAGLDVWKLVGRRITASGVAYEGGLCVLAAEQVHFEAPWTDPARQLTWAGQVRELQPEEAGKLQRVLLQGVVTMANYRSIVLQDESGGIFVLTEDAPPTPLPELGERWIVEGITAPGDFSPIVVAERCRFQGPGALPPPRRPNWEELLNGSLDAELVEIEAIVISHEAERVELLTRDGTAVLQSNQFYPLPVELLRVPANSLVGARLKFRGVFATSWSRQLKRLSPGVFSLGNASLSVIELAPADPREVPMVTVPDLWRFTSKSTALNRVRWRGQMMARNDDTLLVSDGTYSLRIVSDSAQGTVPGDQVEVVGFARTGPISPVIVQPVVRVLAHEALPEPRMPEPSKLPDLAQDGFFIRMDGRVISDTIQSGERRLELESGELRYFAVGPSASASDATFLRDSVVRVDGVYFAATSAPLAMGPGDFEIRTAGDQALQLVSRPSWWSTRRLLLLVAVLLGGLSLVLAWAAILQRLVRRRTSQLTMEIAKKEHAESERALEIERARVARDLHDELGAGLTEIGLLGSLIGNPAIPATTKSNYLGTLGDVSRSLVSALDEIVWAINPDYDSVDDLAGYLWLHAQRLLKPAGIRCDPVKPVDIPSRSLGSRSRHSLLLAFKEALNNVIKHSGADRVDLGVRVEKDNLVVSIADNGSGILAADPPQPGSQGITGMHERMHDLGGECDIATRPDGGTVVSLTLPLRSS, encoded by the coding sequence GTGAAGGGAGTCATTTCGAGACAGGCGCGGCTGGAATGGGGACGGGCCGGGGAGCGGCGGGCCGCGGTTGCCGGATGGCTGCTGTTCGCGCTGGTCTCGTTGGCGACGGTCGCGCGGGGGGAGCCGATGTCGTTGCGGACGCTGTGGGAGCGCTCGGTGGAAGAGGGAGACGTTCGCATTCCGGCACAGATTTCCGGTGCGGTCCTGGCCGCGGATTCCGTCGGCGGCCGGTTGGCGCTGGAGGATGATTCGGGCGCGACGATTCTGGAGGTCGCGCTTCCGGAGGAGGCGTGGAAACAGATCGAAGTGGGGAAGGGGATCGTGCTGGATTTTCCGCCGAGCCGCTTCGTGCGTCGAGGGTTCAAGATCGATTGCGGGAGCGGTCCGTTGATCGAGATCGACGGCCGTCACCCGCCGCTTGAACGCAGCGGTTCCTTGTTCCTGGCGAAAGGGAAGCATCCGCTGGAGTTGGAGTGGTTCAATGGTCGCGCGGCGTCGATCTTGCAGCTCGCGCTGGAGGGTCCGGGATTCCGTCATGAGATCATTCCCGGAACGTGGCTGTGGCATGAGGAGGGGAAGGCACAGGGATTGAGCTACGAGCGTTTCCCAGTGAAGGAGATCAGCTCGCTCGATGATGTGCCGGCGAGCGGCGCTGGCGATGCGACAGGCGTGGTTTCGCAAATCGATGCGACGCCGGTGGGACGCATGGAGGATGTGGCGTTGCGGTTCTCCGGACAGATCGAAGTGCCGACGGAGGGTAACTACACGTTTCGTCTGCGATGCGACGATGGGGCGCGGTTGAAGATTGGCGGCACCCGGCCGGCATGGCGGATCCTGCCGGAGCGGCCGCCGGTGGCGACCTCGTCGTGGCGGCAGATCGCGGGCAGCATTACCTACGCGGCGCTGGAGGGACAGCAACTTCGCCTGGAGGTGGCCACCGATCAGAAGCGCTCCGAGGTAACGGTGCTGAATCCCGCCGGGCTCGATGTGTGGAAGCTGGTCGGCCGGCGCATCACCGCCTCCGGCGTGGCTTATGAGGGTGGATTGTGCGTGCTGGCTGCGGAGCAAGTCCACTTCGAGGCGCCCTGGACGGATCCAGCCCGGCAACTGACGTGGGCCGGGCAGGTCCGCGAATTGCAGCCGGAGGAGGCGGGGAAATTGCAGCGGGTGCTACTCCAAGGGGTGGTGACGATGGCGAACTACCGCTCGATTGTCCTGCAGGATGAAAGTGGCGGCATCTTCGTCCTCACGGAAGACGCGCCGCCAACCCCCTTGCCGGAGTTGGGCGAGCGATGGATCGTGGAAGGGATCACCGCGCCCGGCGATTTCTCACCAATCGTGGTGGCGGAGCGGTGCCGCTTCCAAGGTCCCGGCGCGCTGCCGCCGCCGCGGCGACCGAATTGGGAAGAACTTCTCAACGGCAGCCTTGATGCCGAGTTGGTGGAGATCGAGGCAATCGTGATCTCGCACGAGGCGGAGCGGGTCGAGCTGTTGACGCGCGACGGCACCGCGGTGCTGCAATCGAATCAATTCTACCCGTTGCCGGTGGAGTTGCTGCGTGTGCCGGCAAACAGTCTGGTGGGAGCGCGGCTCAAGTTTCGCGGGGTGTTTGCCACCAGTTGGAGCCGCCAGCTCAAGCGGCTGAGTCCCGGGGTCTTCTCGCTGGGCAATGCCAGCCTTTCGGTGATCGAACTGGCTCCTGCCGATCCCCGCGAAGTGCCGATGGTGACGGTGCCGGACTTGTGGCGCTTCACCTCGAAGTCCACCGCGCTGAACCGTGTGCGATGGCGTGGCCAGATGATGGCGCGCAATGACGACACCTTGCTCGTCTCGGATGGCACGTACTCTTTGCGGATCGTGAGCGACTCCGCCCAAGGCACCGTGCCCGGCGACCAGGTGGAGGTCGTGGGCTTCGCCCGCACTGGCCCGATCTCGCCGGTGATCGTGCAGCCGGTGGTGCGGGTGCTGGCTCATGAGGCACTGCCCGAGCCACGCATGCCGGAGCCGTCGAAGCTGCCGGACCTCGCGCAGGATGGGTTCTTCATAAGAATGGATGGCCGCGTGATCAGCGACACGATCCAGAGTGGTGAGCGGAGGCTTGAGCTGGAGTCGGGAGAGCTGCGCTACTTTGCGGTGGGGCCCTCCGCTTCTGCCAGTGACGCGACCTTTCTTCGCGACTCGGTGGTGCGGGTGGACGGCGTTTACTTCGCGGCGACTTCCGCTCCTCTTGCGATGGGCCCCGGGGATTTCGAGATTCGCACGGCGGGTGATCAGGCGCTGCAGCTCGTCTCGCGTCCCTCGTGGTGGAGCACGCGCCGCCTGCTGCTGTTGGTGGCGGTGCTCTTGGGCGGGCTGTCGCTGGTGCTGGCATGGGCGGCGATTCTCCAGCGATTGGTGCGACGCCGGACCTCTCAGCTCACCATGGAGATCGCCAAGAAGGAACACGCGGAATCCGAGCGGGCGCTCGAGATCGAACGGGCGCGGGTCGCCCGTGACTTGCACGATGAGCTGGGCGCTGGTCTCACGGAGATCGGCCTGCTCGGCTCTCTGATCGGGAATCCCGCCATTCCCGCGACGACGAAGTCGAATTATTTGGGGACGCTTGGCGATGTCTCGCGGTCGCTTGTTTCCGCGCTTGATGAGATCGTGTGGGCGATCAATCCAGACTACGACTCGGTCGATGACCTTGCCGGTTACCTCTGGCTTCATGCACAGCGCCTGCTGAAGCCGGCAGGCATCCGTTGCGACCCCGTGAAGCCGGTGGACATTCCCAGCCGGAGCCTCGGCTCGCGCTCGCGGCACTCACTGTTGCTGGCGTTCAAGGAAGCACTCAACAACGTGATCAAGCACTCCGGTGCGGACCGCGTGGACCTCGGCGTCCGCGTGGAGAAGGACAACCTCGTCGTCAGCATCGCGGACAATGGCAGCGGTATTCTTGCCGCGGACCCGCCGCAGCCCGGCAGCCAGGGCATCACCGGGATGCACGAGCGAATGCACGACCTTGGCGGCGAATGCGACATTGCCACCCGTCCCGATGGTGGCACCGTGGTAAGCCTCACGCTCCCCTTGAGATCCTCATGA
- a CDS encoding sigma-70 family RNA polymerase sigma factor: MADDPDKDFVKLLTEHQGVICSFVISLLPGAPGTDDVIQEVNTLLWAKRAQFELGTNFRAWALTIARFQVMAHLRVLKQRRWVTLDDDVAGLLADEMEDEAEPEFTERRLEALSACLGKLRPEDRDLLMQRYWRKSRLQDFAVDRGRSLSGLKVQLFRLRAALKRCIEDRIGGECLP, from the coding sequence ATGGCGGACGATCCGGACAAGGACTTTGTGAAGCTGCTGACCGAGCACCAAGGGGTGATCTGTTCGTTTGTGATCTCGCTGCTGCCCGGGGCTCCGGGAACGGACGACGTGATCCAGGAGGTGAACACGCTGCTGTGGGCGAAGCGGGCGCAGTTCGAACTCGGCACGAACTTCCGGGCATGGGCGCTGACGATCGCGCGCTTCCAAGTGATGGCGCACCTGCGCGTGTTGAAGCAGCGACGCTGGGTGACGCTGGATGATGACGTGGCCGGCTTGCTGGCGGACGAAATGGAGGATGAAGCCGAACCGGAATTCACGGAGCGCCGGCTGGAGGCGCTGAGCGCGTGTCTGGGAAAACTGCGGCCGGAAGATCGTGACCTGCTGATGCAGCGCTATTGGCGGAAGAGCCGCTTGCAGGATTTCGCGGTGGATCGCGGGCGTTCGCTGAGCGGCCTGAAGGTGCAGCTTTTCCGGCTGCGCGCGGCATTGAAGCGCTGCATCGAGGACCGGATCGGCGGGGAATGTCTGCCATGA
- a CDS encoding LamG-like jellyroll fold domain-containing protein, producing the protein MKSRLPDSRRLEQAFQDLEDGIISADDHWWLMLQLREDPEARRAYREHMAFATLLHWSAEASIPEDGQDESSVVTFPKHSREPRPRRLIYVAAAAMVALLAVAGSLLMLQTKEQPPAQVTAGAKTLWEYTNGGIGPDGEFRPGTRLVVNRGSLEIVTRKRTRIVVEGPAILEISDPQRVSVSQGKAWFETSEQDTDFMVMTERLRASCSATRFGVAVSTGSDRIQVEAGEVRLESKLPGISPTTLRTGEAAIADLVGRSRLAPADPGLFVEELQREPAYIHWSFDEESAGAFPATARGMTPAPLQVRGLDGQAVTPRLTEGAFGSGLDLTDGNAFAESAFAGISGGGPRTIAVWVKGAPIPRRYTTSNVYYTPSVVMWGDESIEGGSWTLRAHCISGIIGTQWGANGFLTAGRIGSRRVLDGKWHHIACVFTGEVSEGGEVKVNHYIDGERVPTTWATMGTDVDTRVGSGPQTRLRVAYDSMMPGGPGNVPVMVDELFIMRSALSDEQVRILYQENRFVAAD; encoded by the coding sequence ATGAAATCGCGCCTCCCCGATTCCCGGCGATTGGAGCAGGCCTTCCAAGATCTGGAAGACGGCATCATCAGCGCGGACGACCATTGGTGGCTGATGTTGCAATTGCGCGAGGATCCGGAGGCACGCCGGGCCTATCGCGAGCACATGGCATTCGCCACGCTCTTGCACTGGTCCGCCGAGGCGTCGATCCCGGAAGATGGGCAGGACGAAAGTAGCGTGGTGACGTTTCCAAAGCATTCGCGGGAACCGCGACCACGACGGCTTATTTATGTGGCGGCTGCGGCTATGGTCGCGCTGCTGGCAGTGGCCGGGAGCCTGCTGATGCTGCAGACGAAAGAGCAACCGCCTGCCCAAGTCACCGCGGGCGCGAAGACACTGTGGGAGTACACCAATGGCGGCATCGGGCCCGATGGGGAATTCCGGCCGGGCACGCGCCTAGTCGTGAACCGGGGGAGTCTGGAGATCGTGACGCGGAAGCGCACGCGCATCGTCGTGGAAGGGCCGGCGATTCTAGAAATCAGCGATCCGCAGCGGGTGAGCGTTTCGCAAGGCAAGGCGTGGTTTGAGACAAGTGAGCAGGATACGGATTTCATGGTCATGACGGAGCGACTGAGGGCGAGTTGTTCCGCGACTCGTTTCGGTGTGGCGGTCTCGACCGGCAGCGACCGCATTCAGGTGGAGGCCGGCGAAGTACGACTGGAATCGAAGTTGCCGGGAATCTCTCCCACCACGCTCCGCACCGGCGAAGCGGCGATCGCGGATTTGGTCGGTCGATCCAGGCTGGCGCCTGCGGATCCGGGGCTATTCGTGGAGGAACTGCAGCGTGAGCCGGCCTACATCCATTGGAGCTTTGATGAGGAATCTGCCGGTGCCTTTCCGGCAACGGCGCGGGGCATGACTCCCGCTCCATTGCAGGTCCGGGGACTGGACGGGCAGGCGGTGACGCCGCGGCTTACGGAGGGCGCGTTTGGCTCAGGGCTGGATCTAACAGATGGGAACGCATTCGCGGAAAGTGCCTTTGCCGGCATCTCCGGCGGCGGGCCGAGAACGATCGCGGTGTGGGTCAAGGGGGCACCGATTCCACGCCGCTACACTACCAGCAATGTGTACTACACTCCCTCGGTCGTGATGTGGGGGGATGAATCGATCGAGGGGGGCAGTTGGACCCTACGGGCTCACTGCATCTCAGGGATCATCGGCACCCAGTGGGGAGCAAACGGTTTCCTAACAGCAGGCAGGATCGGTAGCCGGCGGGTGCTCGATGGGAAGTGGCATCACATCGCCTGCGTCTTCACCGGGGAAGTCAGCGAGGGCGGCGAGGTGAAGGTCAACCACTACATTGATGGCGAGCGGGTGCCCACCACCTGGGCGACGATGGGCACGGACGTGGACACGCGGGTCGGCAGCGGACCACAGACGCGGTTGCGCGTGGCCTATGATAGCATGATGCCCGGTGGACCGGGGAATGTGCCGGTGATGGTGGATGAACTGTTCATCATGCGCAGTGCGTTGAGCGATGAGCAGGTGAGGATTCTCTATCAGGAGAACCGGTTCGTCGCGGCGGATTGA
- a CDS encoding fibronectin type III domain-containing protein, whose translation MNSKLTTLLALAASASVANADILIQELFDNISSGNASLNVAAGTATSVGLTGNWATNGSTNINTANNFNVNGSLPGLAPDGGALGGVWNGTGSYSTSIYATRQLATPVNFAAERTIFFSVRLNNPGDTAMGVGLASGSATSSSFVGAGFSWNNAVAIGQTLNQAGNSPYISHGALDQQSGAYGIRAYESGNPVNAHGLLVGRIKIHATDPDEIHIKRYAPNQTIDNNLTAIVWSASSTVSSSMSATHLLLWMNGQGSGELDAIRFGDTWTDVTGVTLASMEQPAMSSAAVASITASGAQASANLFVTPSDVTLYWDSADRGTDAGSWTFSNLLGTQAVGPVTGSITSLAPDTRYYYRFRAVNTAADPDLEGWSEENRSFVTPPTGLSVADLEAVASAAYEVDLFWSDTFATETGFTIQRSPAGANTWATVATVPANATHHLDSLSGLVENTSYDYRVIVVNGSGTSDPSNVSTTTTLGILPLETKLLINFDGTLEGTTYTLGEDEVDATGSFKANGAPIVSSGIATLNPGAENGLDGFDINPTSLGDLRAKNWVAEAVVTYTSSNSITTSPYLIDVQGDTNFRLRSETDPNVLQLFYYNGTTAQRSFSALPPNGVKVHLALVWDAIASRLTGYVNGVSVGSLSSGPFARPDQTTLSFGYFGRTNFEGKGIDGTLDAVAFQTGTATFNPETGFVILPETQNFAAWIGGYEVGELDGFEEDADGDGLNNGLEAFLGTDPSVATPAALTQVSTNGTVTTFTHPQATTALSDVTGSYEWSQDLTTWYAGDGVEGPGGGLTVNIPTVSPVEGIATVTATASQPMDKVFFRLKAGQSLPE comes from the coding sequence ATGAACTCAAAACTAACAACCCTCCTCGCATTGGCGGCCTCTGCCTCAGTGGCGAATGCCGACATCCTGATCCAGGAGCTGTTCGACAACATCTCCTCCGGGAATGCCTCGCTCAACGTGGCCGCCGGCACCGCGACGTCCGTCGGCCTCACCGGCAATTGGGCCACCAACGGCAGCACCAACATCAACACCGCGAACAATTTCAACGTCAACGGTTCGCTGCCGGGGCTGGCGCCCGACGGCGGTGCGCTGGGCGGGGTGTGGAACGGCACCGGCAGCTATAGCACCAGCATCTATGCGACCCGGCAACTGGCGACACCGGTCAACTTTGCCGCGGAGCGCACGATCTTTTTCAGCGTCCGCCTGAACAATCCGGGGGACACTGCCATGGGTGTAGGACTGGCTTCGGGAAGCGCGACTTCCAGCTCGTTCGTAGGCGCCGGGTTCAGTTGGAACAATGCGGTTGCCATCGGCCAGACCCTGAATCAGGCGGGCAACTCGCCCTACATCAGCCATGGAGCGCTGGATCAGCAGAGCGGCGCTTACGGAATCCGCGCCTACGAAAGCGGGAACCCGGTCAATGCCCACGGCCTGCTGGTCGGGCGAATCAAGATCCACGCTACCGATCCCGATGAGATTCACATCAAGCGCTACGCGCCGAACCAGACGATCGACAACAACCTGACCGCGATCGTGTGGAGTGCCAGCAGCACGGTGAGTTCGTCGATGAGTGCGACCCACCTGCTGTTGTGGATGAATGGACAGGGCTCCGGAGAATTGGATGCGATCCGCTTCGGCGATACATGGACGGATGTGACCGGCGTGACGCTGGCTTCGATGGAGCAGCCGGCCATGTCTTCCGCCGCGGTGGCGAGCATCACCGCCAGCGGGGCTCAGGCGAGCGCGAATCTTTTCGTTACCCCGTCTGACGTCACCCTCTACTGGGACAGCGCCGATAGGGGCACGGATGCCGGGAGTTGGACCTTTTCTAACCTTCTCGGCACACAGGCGGTAGGACCCGTGACCGGCTCGATCACAAGCTTGGCACCGGACACCCGATACTACTACCGCTTCCGCGCGGTGAACACCGCAGCCGATCCGGATCTGGAAGGCTGGAGCGAGGAGAATCGCTCGTTCGTCACGCCGCCCACCGGCTTGTCCGTGGCGGACCTCGAAGCCGTTGCCAGCGCTGCCTATGAGGTGGATCTCTTCTGGAGCGATACCTTCGCCACCGAGACTGGCTTCACCATCCAGCGTTCGCCGGCGGGCGCCAATACCTGGGCAACGGTGGCAACAGTACCGGCGAATGCCACCCACCACTTGGACAGCCTGTCCGGACTCGTGGAGAACACCTCCTACGACTACCGGGTGATTGTCGTGAACGGATCCGGGACATCCGATCCCTCGAATGTCTCGACCACCACCACCCTGGGGATCTTGCCGCTAGAGACGAAGCTGCTGATCAACTTCGACGGCACGCTGGAGGGAACCACCTATACCTTGGGCGAGGATGAAGTGGACGCGACCGGCAGCTTCAAGGCCAATGGCGCACCGATCGTGAGCAGCGGCATCGCGACGCTCAATCCGGGAGCCGAGAATGGTCTCGACGGATTCGACATCAATCCGACCTCGCTCGGCGATCTGAGAGCGAAGAACTGGGTGGCGGAGGCCGTGGTGACCTACACCTCCTCTAACAGCATCACGACCAGTCCCTACCTGATCGACGTGCAGGGCGACACGAATTTCCGGCTGCGGAGCGAGACGGATCCGAACGTGCTCCAGTTGTTCTACTACAATGGCACCACGGCGCAGCGGAGCTTCAGCGCCCTGCCGCCCAATGGAGTGAAGGTCCACCTTGCGCTGGTGTGGGATGCCATCGCCTCGCGGCTGACCGGTTACGTGAATGGCGTTTCCGTTGGCTCGCTGAGTTCGGGGCCGTTCGCCCGCCCTGACCAAACGACCCTGAGCTTCGGCTACTTCGGTCGCACGAACTTCGAAGGCAAGGGCATCGATGGCACTCTGGATGCGGTGGCATTCCAGACCGGCACGGCCACGTTCAATCCGGAGACGGGCTTCGTGATCCTGCCGGAGACACAGAACTTCGCGGCTTGGATCGGTGGCTATGAAGTCGGCGAATTGGATGGCTTTGAAGAAGACGCGGATGGCGATGGCTTGAACAATGGACTCGAAGCCTTCCTCGGCACCGACCCGAGTGTCGCCACTCCCGCGGCGCTGACCCAAGTATCCACCAACGGCACCGTGACCACGTTCACGCACCCACAAGCCACCACGGCACTCAGTGATGTGACCGGCTCCTATGAGTGGTCGCAGGACCTCACCACCTGGTATGCAGGCGATGGCGTGGAAGGACCCGGAGGCGGACTCACGGTCAACATCCCGACGGTCTCGCCAGTGGAAGGTATCGCCACGGTGACGGCCACGGCAAGCCAGCCGATGGACAAGGTTTTCTTCCGCCTGAAAGCGGGACAGAGCCTGCCCGAATGA
- a CDS encoding LamG-like jellyroll fold domain-containing protein has protein sequence MISSRLISCAAVLHALPATAGVWAHYSFDTDYSDVSGNARHGTLTDNGTVGNSGIVSAAGDFKFGNGAMNFHADRDFISIPSKTFSSGIPYTVTFWARKSSGDTGGASQWDMVIGQRDNTNHFIGLNDASGIGMRWRGSSNAAEREADFAVARDYDWHHYAVVGYGTTIAVYVDGQPFSTANGKQTGFIVDTIGEAYTAANDFDFNGHIDEVWIFDEALGPAEISSLYSSNDRDAGSPYAGFHYRFDGNLNDSGSGSFHGAAQGNATITTAPEAVVEGSGALALDGADTSRVTLPAPGYYTATQPWSATWWARRDGIGTNKGMVMGRSDNTNDFIWLNDSNTGLRFRSSTGTTLDFTSPKDSELRHYALVADGTGNLTLFMDGQVSETLAGNTSFAIDSIGKAYPTTSMHYNFHGTLDEVRVTPAALSASQVTAIYDEEKPATTPSTVTKVRIILLAGQSNADGRAMVASLPANLQSPQSDVDFFYRVEGGSGSLTTLRPGLSETSQFGPEIVLGRRLADLHAHEAGTRVAIIKYANGGTDLKTQWKGGGDATTTNDGPDYVTFQQTVTEGLAALAAKHPSATLELDSMVWMQGEGDASASSAGLYQANLTGFIADVRTTYGASLAFVIARLSSQQTAISATWLDQVRAAQDAVAAADPRTAVFSTDDFGMNGDELHFSASGQQAMGGAFAEESAYYSWMMEKFSATDIDARKAEPDADLDGDGQSNRTEFLGVSNPSTGNSRFMATFIRTGPGTGTISYVSSPARLYAVEHFAEGSGLWEIALPYTPGQEGTTIRALDATASRGIFRVSSRLP, from the coding sequence ATGATCTCCTCCCGCCTGATTTCCTGTGCCGCCGTATTGCATGCCCTCCCTGCCACGGCAGGCGTATGGGCTCACTACTCATTCGACACCGACTACTCCGACGTCTCCGGCAATGCCCGGCACGGGACGCTGACGGACAATGGAACGGTGGGGAACAGCGGGATCGTGAGCGCAGCGGGGGACTTCAAGTTTGGAAATGGCGCGATGAATTTCCATGCGGACCGCGATTTCATTTCCATCCCGTCGAAGACCTTTAGCTCGGGCATTCCTTACACGGTCACTTTTTGGGCGAGGAAGTCTTCCGGGGATACCGGAGGGGCGAGCCAGTGGGACATGGTCATCGGCCAGCGGGATAATACGAACCACTTCATCGGGTTGAATGATGCGAGCGGCATCGGCATGCGCTGGCGGGGGTCGTCCAATGCTGCCGAGAGGGAAGCCGACTTCGCGGTGGCGAGGGATTATGATTGGCACCATTATGCGGTAGTGGGCTACGGCACCACCATCGCGGTGTACGTCGACGGACAGCCTTTCAGCACCGCCAACGGCAAGCAGACTGGCTTTATCGTGGATACGATTGGAGAGGCTTACACCGCTGCCAACGACTTCGACTTCAATGGCCACATCGACGAAGTCTGGATCTTCGACGAGGCCCTCGGGCCGGCTGAGATCAGCTCTCTTTACTCATCGAATGACCGGGATGCCGGATCGCCGTATGCGGGCTTCCACTACCGTTTCGACGGGAACCTCAATGACAGCGGTTCCGGCAGCTTCCACGGCGCGGCCCAGGGAAACGCCACCATCACCACCGCTCCCGAGGCGGTGGTGGAGGGGAGCGGCGCGCTGGCCCTGGATGGCGCGGATACGTCGCGCGTGACGCTGCCCGCGCCGGGCTACTACACGGCCACCCAGCCATGGTCGGCCACGTGGTGGGCACGCCGCGACGGCATCGGCACGAACAAGGGGATGGTGATGGGCCGCTCGGACAATACCAACGACTTCATCTGGCTCAACGACAGCAATACCGGCCTGCGCTTCCGCTCCTCGACCGGGACGACGCTCGACTTCACCTCACCGAAGGACAGCGAACTTCGCCACTACGCGCTGGTGGCTGACGGGACGGGCAACCTCACGCTCTTCATGGACGGTCAGGTGAGTGAGACCCTGGCGGGCAACACCTCCTTTGCCATCGACAGCATCGGCAAGGCGTATCCGACGACTTCGATGCACTACAACTTCCATGGCACGCTGGATGAAGTGCGGGTAACGCCTGCCGCGCTCTCGGCTTCACAGGTGACGGCGATCTATGACGAGGAGAAGCCAGCCACCACGCCCTCCACGGTGACCAAGGTCCGCATCATCCTGCTCGCCGGACAATCGAATGCCGATGGCCGGGCCATGGTGGCGAGCCTGCCGGCGAACCTTCAATCCCCGCAGTCCGATGTGGACTTCTTTTATCGGGTGGAAGGTGGCTCGGGCAGCTTGACCACGCTGCGCCCGGGCTTGAGCGAGACCTCGCAATTCGGTCCGGAGATCGTGCTGGGACGGCGGCTGGCGGACCTGCACGCGCACGAGGCCGGGACCCGCGTGGCGATCATCAAGTATGCGAACGGCGGAACCGACCTCAAGACGCAGTGGAAGGGAGGCGGAGATGCCACCACCACGAACGATGGCCCGGACTACGTGACCTTTCAACAGACCGTCACCGAAGGACTCGCCGCACTGGCGGCCAAGCATCCGTCCGCCACGCTGGAACTCGACTCGATGGTGTGGATGCAGGGCGAGGGCGATGCCTCCGCGTCCTCGGCCGGGCTCTATCAGGCGAATCTAACAGGTTTCATCGCGGACGTCCGGACGACGTATGGCGCTTCGCTCGCATTTGTGATCGCCCGATTGTCCAGCCAGCAGACCGCGATCAGTGCCACTTGGCTGGATCAGGTGCGGGCGGCCCAGGATGCCGTGGCCGCGGCCGATCCGCGGACGGCGGTCTTTTCCACCGATGATTTTGGCATGAATGGTGATGAGCTGCACTTCAGCGCCAGCGGTCAGCAGGCGATGGGCGGCGCCTTTGCCGAGGAATCTGCCTACTACTCATGGATGATGGAGAAGTTCTCCGCCACGGACATCGATGCCCGGAAGGCGGAACCGGATGCCGATCTGGATGGTGACGGGCAGAGCAACCGGACCGAATTCCTGGGGGTAAGTAATCCCTCCACCGGGAACTCTCGGTTCATGGCCACCTTCATCCGCACCGGTCCCGGCACGGGCACGATTTCCTATGTCTCTTCACCTGCACGACTTTATGCGGTGGAGCACTTTGCCGAGGGGAGCGGACTTTGGGAAATCGCACTGCCTTATACACCCGGGCAGGAAGGAACGACGATCCGCGCGCTGGACGCCACGGCGAGCCGGGGAATTTTCCGGGTGAGTTCGAGGCTGCCGTGA